CTGCAATAGCTCCGTCAGGTCAACTACAGCGGTGTCAAAAACTACGAGACGGGTCTGCACGGCAGGGAGTGAAGCCAACACCGCCGCAAAAATGCTGGCGTAGACAACCGAGGTTGCCATTGAGCCGCTTTGGTCTACACAGAGCACAATGTCTCGTAGCGCCGAGCGTTTACGCCCATAGCCGATGCGAGTCTCTGGAATAATCGTGCGGTACTCGGGCTGGTAGTGCTTGAGGTTAGCTCGGATCGTGCGGTGCCAGTCAATTTCGTTGTGCCGCGGCCGACGGTTGCGGCTGGCCCGGTTGAGGCTACCCATCACTGCCTGCCGCATTGGGCTAGCAAGCTTGCGTTCTAGTTCTTCAACGACCCGGCGCACCACGAGTCGCGCCGTTTCCTTGGTCTGGTTGGGCATAATGCTACCCAGAGCGACTAGATTAGCCACTAAATGCACGTCCGGCTCCACAGCCTCTAGCATTTCCGGCTCCAAGAGCATCTGCCGCAGATTTAACCGCTCCAAGGCATCCTGCTGCATGATCCGCACCACGGAGCTGGGAAAGTAGGTACGGATATCGCCTAGCCACCGGCTGACTTTGGGCGCAGAACTGCCCAAGCTGCCCTTGCGATTGCCAGGATCCGAACCATAGAGTGCTGCCAGTGCTTGGTCCATCGCCAAATCAGTTCCCTCTAACGCAATCCCCAGCCCGTCACAGTCTTCTGCCGCACTACCCGCACTGTTGGCCCCATCCTGACCCAAAATCAGTCGCCAACGTCTTAGCCGCTCGGTCTCAAAGTTCTGCACGCTCCATTACCTCACTTGCGCTACGCCGAGCAGTTGAGCCAAGAGCGGCAAGACCGCGTTGGCTCGTTCTGGATCAAAGTCGGCAGTGGCGACAGACCGGGTGGCACGAACCGCCCCTTGGCGCACTCGTCCGCCCATCTGGCGCCGTTCCGCTGCCGAGAAGCTGCTGAAGGTGCGACGCAGCAAAGGCACAACTGCTGTGAACATGTCGTCGGGAATCGCGACAACCCAGGCATCTAGGACTTGCCAGAGCTTGTCGTCATGCAGCAATAAGAGGCCGCTGCCCTTGAGCAATCCTTCGACCCAAGCGGCGGCCTGACTCGGTTCATTGGCTGTGGATAGAGACAGGCTCATCCGCCGTGCGACCTCTTCAACAGTCCACTGACCTACATCTAGTAAGAGACGACAGCAGCGCCCTGCCAGCAAACCGTGGAGGCGCTGCTGATCTGCCAATTGGGCCAAAATCCCATGCCAGGCGGTGAGGTGCTCGCTGTTTTGCAGCAGGCTCACTACCTGGTGGACTTCATTGATATGGCTGCACATTGCGGCTGCGGCCTCGTCATTCAGTGAGGCACAGCTACCCGGCAAACCAAGACAAATACGCACGACTAAGCCATCAACGATGTGACTCAGCAAATCGGTGTCGTAAGCTCGCACACTGCCATAGCGCAGCACATTGGACAGAGGCAGTAGCGCCCCCATCAAGTGAATAATGTCACTGGCCAGCGCCGCTTCAGATTGAAATCGGGCCATCAGTTCGGTGACGGCATGGGGTAGATCGGCCAGCATCGCTTGGTCAAGCAATCGAGTCAGGCTGGGCAAGTCTGCCGTGCGTTGGGCAGCATCACAGGCAAAGGCAGTAGCAGCATCATGGATCGTGTTGCCCCAAATCCCGGCTTCAACCAAGCCCAGAGCCAATTCCGGCTGCCATTGCAAGTGCCACAGCTCATGAAAAGTGCCACTCTTGCCGCTGACCCGCTGCAGTTTTCCCCAGCTGATAGTCAGGAGATTCAATCGGTGCAAAAGATGGCTACGGGCAAGGTCATTCTCTTTGCGCAAATCTAAATCGAGCTCACGCACTTGCACTTCGGCCTTCAGGCGCAGGCGCTTTTGCTCCTTGAGCAAGTCCTGTTGCAAAGGCACCAGAGGCGTTGCTTCTGGTACTTCGCCTAGCCTTTCACCCACAATCAGTTGACTGTGGATCAGGCGCATCGGTGTCTCGTCGCCGAAGCAGAGTACTGCCTGGGTTGCCTCATTCAACTCGGTTAATCCTGGCAGGGGATGACCTCGCAGTGCCGCTAATGAGTCCGCTAGCCGCACGGCTTCAATCACGTGGGCAGAGGAGGCATCTAAATCTGCCTGCCGTAGCAGCCGAGCCACCTGGGTCAGCCAGCGGATCGTGGCTTGAGCGCTGGGAGATGGGGTTTCGTGCGGAGTTAGAGAATGCGAGGCGGTTTGCCAGAGATGGTGATACCAGCCCGGTGAGGCGACGCCTGCGCCGTAGCCGCTGCTCAAGGTAAGCCGCCCGTAGGTCCAGGGAATCCAGGTGGCTTGCACTTTGGCTTTAGCGAGGCCCTTGAGGACAGCGGCATCTGCCTTTGCTGGGGGAAAAGGCTCGCTTAGCGCAGGGGCATGCCAAGCACCGCAAACTACAGCAATGCGTTTGCCTTCTTTTTGGGCCGCGCGAATGCAGGAGCGCATGTAAGCTTCACGCTGAGCCTCCAAAGGCTCCAAGGGCTCGTCTTCTACTTCCTGCCTCAGAGCCGTCATGGCTTCGAGGATGGCAGCGAACAGATCGCTGCTGTCCTGGCGCTGCTCGACCATATGCTCCCACCAGCGTTCGCTATCGCCATAGCCCGCGGCTTTCGCTAGCCAGGCCAATGGGTCGTGGCGAAGGGAATTGAGGCGTTCAGGGGTTGGTTCTATCTGAGCTAGTTCTGAAGGTTGTGATTCTGAGGGTTCTGCCTCTAGAGACGAGTTCGCTTCCGCTAGTTCTTGCGGTTTTGGCGGAACCAACCGATGCATCTGGGGCAAATCGATGAAGCGGACTGGCAGACCTCGGCTCAAGCCAAACTGGATGGCCTGCCACTCAGGCGAGAAAACAGCGAAGGGGTAGTAAGCCGCAAGTTTTGGCTGCTCGGAGTTATAGATCAGCAGCGCCACAGGAGGCTGCATCTGAGCGTGGACCAGCAGAGGCAGCACAGACTCGGCATCGGGCGGTCCTTCGACCAAAATCACATCCGGCTGCAAGTCCTCTAGCGCCTGTCGCAAACTACGAGCTGAACCAGGACCATGATGGCGAATGCCGAAGAGATGGATGCTCATTCAGTGACTTCCCGGCAAGCTCGGTACAGAGCCTTCCAGCCATCGCGCTCCTTGACTACGGTTTCTAGATATTCCAGCCAGATCACTCGATCCTGCACAGGCTCTTTCACCACAGCGCCAATTAGGCCCGCCGCCAGATCACCGGATCGCAGGCAACCATCGCCAAAGTGCGCGGCCAGTGCCAAACCATGGCCGAGTACGGAAATGGCTTCGGCCGTGCTCAGGGTGCCACTGGGGGATTTAAGTTTGGTCTTGCCATCGTTAGTGATGCCATTGCGCAGCTCTCGGAAGATCGTGACCAAGCGACGAATTTCTTCTAGGGCAGGCGGCTCGGCAGGCAGCTCTAAGGCTCGCCCTAGACTTTCAACCCGACGCTGCACGATTTCGACTTCTTCATCAGCGCTACTGGGCACCGGCAGAATGACTGTATTGAAGCGACGTTTGAGGGCGCTGGAGAGTTCGTTGACGCCCTTATCTCGGTTGTTTGCCGTTGCGATCAGATTAAAGCCCTTGATTGCCTGCACCTCTGTATTGAGTTCGGGGATGGGCAGGGTCTTCTCCGACAGAATCGTGATTAGCGAGTCCTGCACATCAGCAGGGATGCGAGTCAGTTCCTCAACCCGAGCGATTTTGCCCGTTTCCATCGCTCGCATCAGGGGGCTAGGCACCAAGGCTTGTAGAGACGGGCCATCTGCCAGCAGGCGGGCGTAGTTCCAGCCATAACGAACCGCCTCCTCACTGGTGCCTGCGGTGCCCTGAACGATCAGAGTGGAACTGCCTGAAATGGCGGCGGCTAGGTGCTCAGACACCCAGGATTTAGCAGTACCAGGCACACCAAACAACAACAGGGCTCGGTCAGTAGCCAGGGTCGCCACGGCAATCTCGATCAGCCTTCGACTGCCAATGTACTTGGGCGAGATCTCAAAGCCGTTGTCGAGCTTGCCGCCCAACAGGTAAGTGGACACCGCCCAGGGCGAAAGCTGCCAACTAGGAGGACGTTGGCGGCTATCAGCTCGGACGAGTTCGTGTAGTTCCTCGGCAAACTGCTGTTCGGCATGTTGGCGCAGCACAGTTGCAGTCATGGCGTGATCTCCTTGATCAAGTCGTGGCGGAATTGCAGCAAAGCAAGGGCCTCATCTAGGTGGCGCTGCCACCAGGCCGGTCGCGTCTGGTCGGTTGGAGCCCAAGCAGTAGCTGCTTCCTCAAGCAAGGCTGGATCCAAACAGCGGATGATCTGAGTACGGGATTGGGCTAGCCAAGAGAACAATTCTGCATTAGTAGAGTCCGCACTGATGCGCAGGTAGATGCGGCTCAGCTCAGGGCTCCAGGCATGCTGACAGCCTTGGATGAGCAGTGCAATCGAACGCTTGTTAGGCTGCTGGCCCCCATCCCTCTGCAACAAAGGCAACAAGACTGCCTCTCGCGTTGCAGGTGGCAACACGGCCATCAGCCCCTCGACCGCAATTCCTGGTGTTCTTCCACTGAGCCACTCACGCAGCAGTGTTTCCGCCCAAACCTGATTCTGCTGCCGTTCTGCGGCTGTAACCCACCCCTCTAGCAGTGCTTGTGCCCACTCCCCTGCATTTGCTGCTTGCACTAGCTGAGCAGGCGTGGCATTTAAGTTTACTTCCAGGCGCGAAAGTACTGTAGCTGCAAGCATTTGACGCAACCACCCAGCTTTCTTTCCCAAGCTGGAATGAAGCGGTTGCGGCTCAATGCCATCGCGGATCATGGCTTTGTCGCAGGCCTCCGGCAGGCTCACCTCTAGTCTCGGCTCAGGTGTCAGTTGGAGTAGGGGAAGCACTCGTTCGGCCATCCGTTGACACAGTTGTGACTCTGGCAAGCGAGCCAGCAAATCCGTTGCGATCCGCCGTACCTGCTTTCCTCGCTCGTCCAGCACCTGTTCTAAAAACGGCTCATCCGCCAAACTCAGCCCAGCCCGCAAGGTTCCCAAAAACGCTGCTCGGTCGTCTGCAAGCTCTTGGCTCCAGGTCGTAATTAGCCGTTCACGGGCCAGCTCCGGCTCGGCCAACCGCAGTCGTTCCAGGATCAACAGTCGAGCAGCTCGGCTACCGGTTTGCCACAGGGTTTCGTCATCTCCTGCAACTGCGTAGTTCCAATCCGGGTTCTGTGCTGCCAACCAGTGGCCCCGCTTGCCCAGCACATTCGGGATCAGCTCGTGCAACTCAGGGCGGGTACGTCCCAGTTCCAGCAATTCCGGCAGATGTTGTTCGGGCACACGTTGCCCTGCAGCAGCCACTCTGGCTAACCATTCGGGAATTAGCTCTTTGTACTGCCCTTGCAACATCAAAGTCAGGTATTGCCCCGCCCGAGAACTACAGTGAGGCAACTCTTCTCGCTCACAAGGTTCTAGCAGAGCTGGTGGAGCGCTCATTGGCAATTGTCCTGCTCGCTGCCAATGAGCAACTACTGCTGCCGCGCTGAGTAGCTGCGGCGCTGATTCCTTTGCCTCTAAGTGGCTCAAAAAGTCCCCAAGCGCAGCATCAGCGCCCGCCAAGCTTAAAGATTGCCGCTCGGTACCCACTAGTGCAACGCTGATGATCTCCTGCCACAGCCCCATGCTTGTCCTCCCACTAGAACCGTATGAATCGCCCCTCGGCCCAGGCGCTTAAGGGCAGTAAAGTTTCCCCATTCCACTCACCAAAGAGACTGAGCGGCTGACCACCACTCAAGGCCAGCAATTGCCAGCCCTGCACAAAGTTAGGGGCCAGTGGCAGTAGATGGCCGGTTTCATCGCGCACTGCCCAAGTCTCGGCTTGGCGTAGGGGAATTACCTGGTTGAGCGCGAGAGGAAACTGCTCCAACCAAGGATTGCAGGCCAGAGCCTTGGCGTACTCTGCCAAGGCAACTCCAAGGTTGGAATACCCAGGCAAGTCATCCAGAGGTAGAGGCAAACCCTGACGTTGTTGAACCAGGGCACGTAGGGGATAGTTGCTGGGATAAAATGCCAGCTCTGCCTCTAAGCAAGTCCCTGGTATTAGGCTGGTATCGAGGGGTTGGTTGGCAACGGCAAAGTGTAGCGAGAGTGCTGATTGCCCGCTGTTTTGTCCCCACAACCAAGTGCGTTGAACCCGCAAACGCTCCTGGTCTTCGGTGCGCTGTCCCAAAACAGACCAGCGATCTACAAGCGATTGAGGGTTAGGGATTAGGGATTGGCTCTGGACGCCATCACTCGGTCCTTGGTCGCCATCTCCTAGCTTTTGGGTCCAACCAATGCCAGCGCGAATGTCGGCTTGCACATTGGGGGGCAGGGCTTCCAAACGCCGAAAGCCTTCAATTAGCAGATGCACACGGCCAAGCCGTTCCAACAGCCGATCCGGCCAGCCTGTACCTGAGCGAGGAATTCCTGCCATTTCCCGCAGTTGACGGGCTAGACCGGGGGCTTGGGCATCTACTAACCTAGCGGCTGGCCCATCCCAAAAGCTGTAGGGCTGGTTCTGAGCAGTAGCTAGCCCGTGCCGGATGAGATCTTGAAGCCAGCGTTCGAGATCCTGTAAGCCTGCTGTCAGCTTGGCCTGCCGTTGTGCCAGCCTTCGAGCTTGAGCCGCAGGGTCTGCAACAGCATCGGAGCGCTCCTTCTGGGCCTGTTTCTGAGCCTGCTTTTCGGCACGCTGGCTGCGACTGGCCAGCCAAGCCGTGACCCATGCGGGCGGTGAATTGAAGATGAAGGCGTTGGTCTGAGCCTCAAACAATAAAAGTAGCCCCAGGCCATGCTTGCAAGGAAACTTGCGGCTGGGACAGCTACAGCGGAAGGCTGGTTCGCTTAGCTCAATTTGGGCTTGGTAGGGATTCTTACCGCTGCCCTGGCACTCTCCCCAAATTACTTGCTCGTTCTGCCCCAGCACCTGCCACTTGCGTAGAGTTGCCAGACTCTTGCCAGCCTTAGCAGAACTGGCATCAGGAGCAAGGGCCAGAATTTGTTCGGTGGTCCAAGTTGCAGGCATACCTGTCAGGTATTTCAACCAGCAGGTTTCTGGGCACCTGCTTTTAACAAGGGTGCCCAAAAACTGGCTCCCTTTATCGCTCCCGGCAATGGGGCCGAGGACAGCTGCACTATTTCACAGTTTTCAAGTTTAGAACCCTAGAGTCCCAGCTAGGCTAGCTTTAGCTTGGCTGCTTCTAATATGACTATTGCTCATCTGTGTTTGTAGCTAAGATTTCTCAAGTTTTCCTAGCGAAGTACAAGCCAAATCCAAGTAAAGATTCCAAGCAGAGACATACCCACTACTGTCTCTCTTTGCTCATCCCAAAGTCGGCTCCAGCTACTGACAATCGCAGCCAATGCAGCCCGCCGTTCCTGCCCCAGCTCTGCCATCAATTTGGGCACCTTGGCATCTACTTCTTCCAGCGAAACTTCCCCACGCTGATAGGCAGTTTCTAGCTCATCTAGCTTTTTCCAGTACTCTTTTGTTGCTTCTAATAAGTGAGGCATAACAGTCTTTCTTTTGGGCGAACTAAGTCAATTTTTAAGTTTTGTAAACATAGTCTAGCTAAGCTAAGGTGTTGATCCCGTCTGTATATGGGTAGAATCCTGTCTACCTCTACTGGACCTTGAACCTATTGCAGCGGCTGGTCAAGCATTGTGTCGAGCTTGGGTTAGGGACATGGTCCCTCTACCGGTCCTTGGCACGTCAGCAGAAGCCTGAGACAAGGCGAAGAGGAGGTTGGAGCTTTGGAAAATTAGGTTTGGCAGGGTTTGGAAGATGGGGGATTGGACCCCGAAGCAACGCTACTACCCCAGAAGCAAGCCAAAGCAAGTGTAAACACGTAATTACGTCTTCAACATAAACAAAGCAATTTCAGTTACCTCCCGGATTCTAGATTTCTCTGTAGGGAA
This genomic window from Leptolyngbya sp. FACHB-261 contains:
- a CDS encoding VWA domain-containing protein, which translates into the protein MQNFETERLRRWRLILGQDGANSAGSAAEDCDGLGIALEGTDLAMDQALAALYGSDPGNRKGSLGSSAPKVSRWLGDIRTYFPSSVVRIMQQDALERLNLRQMLLEPEMLEAVEPDVHLVANLVALGSIMPNQTKETARLVVRRVVEELERKLASPMRQAVMGSLNRASRNRRPRHNEIDWHRTIRANLKHYQPEYRTIIPETRIGYGRKRSALRDIVLCVDQSGSMATSVVYASIFAAVLASLPAVQTRLVVFDTAVVDLTELLQDPVEVLFGTQLGGGTDINQALGYCQGLIRQPQETILVLISDLYEGGNQEEMLKRVAMLLGSGVQMVALLALNDDGAPSFDHNVAAQFASWGIPAFACTPELFPELMAAAISRQDISQWASTHDIVTRR
- a CDS encoding DUF5682 family protein produces the protein MSIHLFGIRHHGPGSARSLRQALEDLQPDVILVEGPPDAESVLPLLVHAQMQPPVALLIYNSEQPKLAAYYPFAVFSPEWQAIQFGLSRGLPVRFIDLPQMHRLVPPKPQELAEANSSLEAEPSESQPSELAQIEPTPERLNSLRHDPLAWLAKAAGYGDSERWWEHMVEQRQDSSDLFAAILEAMTALRQEVEDEPLEPLEAQREAYMRSCIRAAQKEGKRIAVVCGAWHAPALSEPFPPAKADAAVLKGLAKAKVQATWIPWTYGRLTLSSGYGAGVASPGWYHHLWQTASHSLTPHETPSPSAQATIRWLTQVARLLRQADLDASSAHVIEAVRLADSLAALRGHPLPGLTELNEATQAVLCFGDETPMRLIHSQLIVGERLGEVPEATPLVPLQQDLLKEQKRLRLKAEVQVRELDLDLRKENDLARSHLLHRLNLLTISWGKLQRVSGKSGTFHELWHLQWQPELALGLVEAGIWGNTIHDAATAFACDAAQRTADLPSLTRLLDQAMLADLPHAVTELMARFQSEAALASDIIHLMGALLPLSNVLRYGSVRAYDTDLLSHIVDGLVVRICLGLPGSCASLNDEAAAAMCSHINEVHQVVSLLQNSEHLTAWHGILAQLADQQRLHGLLAGRCCRLLLDVGQWTVEEVARRMSLSLSTANEPSQAAAWVEGLLKGSGLLLLHDDKLWQVLDAWVVAIPDDMFTAVVPLLRRTFSSFSAAERRQMGGRVRQGAVRATRSVATADFDPERANAVLPLLAQLLGVAQVR
- a CDS encoding AAA family ATPase, which translates into the protein MTATVLRQHAEQQFAEELHELVRADSRQRPPSWQLSPWAVSTYLLGGKLDNGFEISPKYIGSRRLIEIAVATLATDRALLLFGVPGTAKSWVSEHLAAAISGSSTLIVQGTAGTSEEAVRYGWNYARLLADGPSLQALVPSPLMRAMETGKIARVEELTRIPADVQDSLITILSEKTLPIPELNTEVQAIKGFNLIATANNRDKGVNELSSALKRRFNTVILPVPSSADEEVEIVQRRVESLGRALELPAEPPALEEIRRLVTIFRELRNGITNDGKTKLKSPSGTLSTAEAISVLGHGLALAAHFGDGCLRSGDLAAGLIGAVVKEPVQDRVIWLEYLETVVKERDGWKALYRACREVTE
- a CDS encoding DUF5691 domain-containing protein, with product MGLWQEIISVALVGTERQSLSLAGADAALGDFLSHLEAKESAPQLLSAAAVVAHWQRAGQLPMSAPPALLEPCEREELPHCSSRAGQYLTLMLQGQYKELIPEWLARVAAAGQRVPEQHLPELLELGRTRPELHELIPNVLGKRGHWLAAQNPDWNYAVAGDDETLWQTGSRAARLLILERLRLAEPELARERLITTWSQELADDRAAFLGTLRAGLSLADEPFLEQVLDERGKQVRRIATDLLARLPESQLCQRMAERVLPLLQLTPEPRLEVSLPEACDKAMIRDGIEPQPLHSSLGKKAGWLRQMLAATVLSRLEVNLNATPAQLVQAANAGEWAQALLEGWVTAAERQQNQVWAETLLREWLSGRTPGIAVEGLMAVLPPATREAVLLPLLQRDGGQQPNKRSIALLIQGCQHAWSPELSRIYLRISADSTNAELFSWLAQSRTQIIRCLDPALLEEAATAWAPTDQTRPAWWQRHLDEALALLQFRHDLIKEITP
- a CDS encoding SWIM zinc finger domain-containing protein; amino-acid sequence: MPATWTTEQILALAPDASSAKAGKSLATLRKWQVLGQNEQVIWGECQGSGKNPYQAQIELSEPAFRCSCPSRKFPCKHGLGLLLLFEAQTNAFIFNSPPAWVTAWLASRSQRAEKQAQKQAQKERSDAVADPAAQARRLAQRQAKLTAGLQDLERWLQDLIRHGLATAQNQPYSFWDGPAARLVDAQAPGLARQLREMAGIPRSGTGWPDRLLERLGRVHLLIEGFRRLEALPPNVQADIRAGIGWTQKLGDGDQGPSDGVQSQSLIPNPQSLVDRWSVLGQRTEDQERLRVQRTWLWGQNSGQSALSLHFAVANQPLDTSLIPGTCLEAELAFYPSNYPLRALVQQRQGLPLPLDDLPGYSNLGVALAEYAKALACNPWLEQFPLALNQVIPLRQAETWAVRDETGHLLPLAPNFVQGWQLLALSGGQPLSLFGEWNGETLLPLSAWAEGRFIRF